Proteins from a genomic interval of Plasmodium reichenowi strain SY57 chromosome 13, whole genome shotgun sequence:
- a CDS encoding hypothetical protein (conserved Plasmodium protein, unknown function): MEHSENIKKRYVNHSDMKLEKFKKAAYEVIEYKDKIIRMLCAILEVQGITTVNIKEYISSNNEPSLDSFLDNNQYESKGYKKKTSSRKRTLINVPDFRTLKKNKELNLFSNPDKMNEELIKEKNFSDSVLSSYRMSLDDKKLQNKMIDN; encoded by the exons atggaacATAGTGAAAACATTAAGAA GAGATATGTCAATCATTCTGATATGAAATTAgaaaaattcaaaaaagCTGCATATGAAGTTATTGAATATAAAGATAAGATAATCAGAATGTTATGTGCAATTTTGGAGGTACAGGGGATTACTACTgtaaatattaaagaatACATTTCTA GTAACAACGAACCATCTTTGGATTCCTTTCTGGATAATAATCAATATGA ATCAAaaggatataaaaaaaaaacatcTTCCAGAAAAAGGACA TTAATAAACGTACCTGATTTTAGAACActgaaaaaaaacaaagaaCTGAATTTGTTTTCTAACCCTGATAAAATGAATGAGGAGTTAATTAAGGAAAAGAACTTTTCAGATTCTGTACTGAGTTCCTACCGAATGTCTTTAGATGATAAgaaattacaaaataaaatgattgataat
- a CDS encoding thioredoxin 2, putative, which translates to MKKYIFFFLFSFINFFFVYDVICTKEVTSTNDDPLTPLNRFDKYYLRMFKKVPRLQQNGSNIINGVNMKNTVIVLYFFAKWCQACTMQSTEMDKLQKYYGKRIYLLKVDLDKNEALARKFSVKSLPTIILLKNKTMLARKDHFVSSNDLIALIKKHL; encoded by the exons ATGAAgaagtatatatttttctttctcttttcttttataaattttttttttgtgtacGATGTTATATGTACAAAAGAAGTAACATCAACAAATGATGATCCTTTAACACCCCTCAACAGAtttgataaatattatttacgTATGTTTAAAAAAGTACCAAGATTACAACAAAATGGATCAAATATTATCAAC GGTgttaatatgaaaaatacAGTTATTGTATTGTACTTTTTCGCAAAATG GTGTCAAGCTTGTACAATGCAAAGCACAGAAATG gataaattacaaaaatattacgGAAAGCGCATATACTTATTAAAGGTTGACCTAGACAAAAATGAAGCACTTGCAAGAAAATTTTCAGTAAAATCATTACCCAcaattattcttttaaaaaataaaactaTGCTAGCAAGAAAAGATCACTTTGTCTCAAGCAATGATTTGATAGcattaattaaaaaacatttataa
- a CDS encoding hypothetical protein (conserved Plasmodium protein, unknown function) translates to MLDVPFEFMNIKNYECLYNNLKIRNDVIRNNDYNINNYIYDVYISKLIFVMVNIYNEHSMNNNNNNNMERYLIYNNNNINEYIISNTQNMYMIKNIYSSNSYEDNILNNKEYNYASLIKIRRDNKLLCYNKCIRRNKKIKPYEKSNKANCYMNVLNLVNNIRNLRISKIKRKKKRINIIMRRKKKRKRKKTNMIILNNDKNYSINRNNCSNNNYMDNKIYNILLKNNKIIYMKYDDTINYEESKNKTILFDMLKYLSSIKCKSNNNILCPLIKINTGKNEYNKKNIINYFNFDRTIYFIFNQIKKLIKKLKNIFISRNIIYYRYFKNITYTNICKYKYYISNYVISFYYNYLHNDYFQSQNCFLKCFNNKYSYRKFLKIFIQLFLDKIFCISKYIIKRKKNKNDSNSKKKLKNKINSININRKKCKRKTLIDILNTLSLCVNNKNYVVNNKYNPNQNYNHFNKSYVSKISHFYFSILSKRLLNYYINDMNRYYKHYEQAEGINMKNNYYNTYMPTFDSTNNSCSKYKSDKTSIIFNRKNKIQQNNEDNYCKIKLPNKRKELNSDDNNEIVMCNRINYKKFYKNPFTYNNNNNNIIINDTYRYLFNERILNKECIYLNDQNEKRSDNYSDYSSDKQGDINVKNNNADNNSNNNNNNNNNDNHNNDNNNNVNNTNGNNNNNNNNNNNNNNNNNNNNNSNNDNGDNNRNNDNDDSDEGKKKGDDHVVKTDEEDKDDDDDKDDDKDDDKDDDKDDDKDDNDEEDVRIELKDRNENDSENINHNDEDNIIHINDENNADILYEQNSDSILNVSINKDTQANRNTNDENGINNMNDMNNINNMNNINEHENYYRLIKEIEFLERKENMKECINPNINDYVDRNKNLNKEEDRIDEEKYKIKLYNDENVKIKSEKMEIKIKEEHINISNINQNLTHNNTSPIINHPLKLPLLPEMSHPNVFSSHSPRSNNISSSSSSSTSSSNSGGSNSSSSSSTSSCGGSPKNIPNQLNDPDFEEACDIRLMNSSENLKFSQSPPTSSLHASSLHLTDVNELVLSPNQQLYNNSPIKSPSNTPIRSPSSPIFESNYNEENIEKVNSNYLISSPYRNDIFSEFDMLGSLFESLDELENKSDYTESSSNDNCKYSNDFSLDKYNSDIKKGTIEKDEIIYNFKKDNFKKVFHAWCNKGKHEINYDNKKFNSVMEWINYIEELMSHELGITKDDKKNDDIRSDMELSVDIFSNQDNYNIDEQNHVNQNIESHENILINKNISTNINHHNEDDFISNSNDPFNFINEHNNNNNNNNNNMLENNTVLNDKNIILHNNDIVEDTTTSNSMSPLKSAFSDITSCVNNSNDTVNLFSEYNNAEDHVTYSNHHKEKQQDEDTYFNDQHIINNKIPWNHSEHNFVWNNNDIDGNDEKNDHHKKKNEILQQNSEFNNISDINTNDFDINSVEDKDVINIQENSKDNIASSNYIEVTDPWKK, encoded by the coding sequence ATGTTAGATGTACCTTTTGaatttatgaatataaaaaattatgagTGTCTTTACaacaatttaaaaattagGAATGATGTGATTAGaaataatgattataatataaataattatatttatgatgTGTATATCtcaaaattaatttttgtcatggttaatatttataatgaacacagtatgaataataataataataataatatggagagatatttaatatataataataataatattaatgaatatattattagtaacacacaaaatatgtatatgataaaaaatatatattcatcaaatagttatgaagataatatattaaataataaagaatataattatgcaagtttaataaaaattagAAGAGATAATAAACTTTTGTGTTATAACAAATGTATTAGGAGAAACAAGAAAATAAAGCCATATGAAAAATCGAATAAGGCGAATTGTTATATGAATGTGTTAAATTTAgtgaataatataagaaatttAAGGATCTCCAAAAttaagagaaaaaaaaagagaataaatataataatgagaagaaaaaaaaaacgaaagagaaaaaaaacgaatatgataatattaaataatgataaaaattatagtattaatagaaataattgttctaataataattatatggataataaaatttataatatattattaaaaaataataagattatatatatgaaatatgatgataccataaattatgaagaatcaaaaaataaaactaTACTATTTGATATGttgaaatatttatcatcTATCAAATGCAAgagtaataataatattttatgtccattaataaaaattaatacaggaaaaaatgaatataataaaaagaatattattaattatttcaATTTTGATAGAacaatttattttatatttaatcaaataaaaaaattaattaaaaaattaaaaaacatatttatcagtagaaatataatatattaccgttattttaaaaatataacatatactaatatatgtaaatacaaatattatatcagTAATTATGTTATATCCTTCtactataattatttacataatgattattttcaaagtcaaaattgttttttaaaatgttttaataataaatatagtTATAGGAAATTtcttaaaatttttatccAACTTTTTTTggataaaatattttgtataagtaaatatataattaaaagaaaaaaaaataaaaatgacagtaattctaaaaaaaaattaaaaaacaaaataaatagtataaatataaatagaaaaaaatgtaaaagaaaaacacTTATTGATATTCTTAATACTTTATCTCTATgtgtaaataataagaattatgtagtaaataataaatataaccctaatcaaaattataatcattttaataaatcatatgTTAGTAAAATTTCacacttttatttttcaatattatcTAAAAGgttattaaattattacataaatgatatgaacagatattataaacattaTGAACAAGCGGAAGgaataaatatgaaaaataattattataatactTATATGCCTACCTTTGATAGTACAAATAATAGCTGctcaaaatataaatcagACAAAACAtcaattatatttaatagaaaaaataaaatacagcaaaataatgaagataattattgtaaaataaaattaccTAATAAGCGTAAAGAACTGAACagtgatgataataatgaaattgTTATGTGTAATAGAATAAACTATAAAAAGTTTTACAAGAATCCATtcacatataataataataataataatattattataaatgataCTTATAGATACTTATTTAATGAACGTATTTTGAATAAAGAGTGTATATATCTAAATGATCAAAACGAAAAAAGAAGTGACAACTATTCAGATTATTCTAGTGATAAACAAGGTGATATTaatgttaaaaataataatgcagacaataatagtaataataataataataataataataatgataatcataataatgataataataataatgttaataatacaaatggtaataataacaacaataataacaacaacaacaacaacaacaataataataataataataataatagtaataatgaCAATGGGGATAATAACAGAAATAACGATAATGATGATAGTGATGAAGGCAAAAAGAAAGGTGATGATCATGTTGTTAAAACAGATGAAGAGGATaaagatgatgatgatgataaagacgatgataaagatgatgataaagatgatgataaagatgatgataaagatgataatgatgagGAAGATGTTAGAATAGAACTAAAAGAtagaaatgaaaatgatagtgaaaatataaatcataatgatgaggataatataattcatattaatgatgaaaataatgcTGATATACtatatgaacaaaatagTGATAGCATATTAAATGTTTCAATTAATAAAGACACTCAAGCGAACAGAAATACGAATGATGAGAATGGTATcaataatatgaatgatatgaataatatcaataatatgaataatattaatgaacacgaaaattattatcgtcttataaaagaaattgaATTTCTagaaagaaaagaaaatatgaaagAATGCATTAATCCAAACATAAATGATTATGTTGATAGAAACAAGAATCTTAATAAAGAAGAGGATAGGATTGATGAAGAAaagtataaaataaaattatataatgatgaaaatgtaaaaataaaatcagaaaaaatggaaataaaaattaaagaagaacatattaatatttcaaatataaatcaaaatcttacacataataatacatCACCTATAATAAATCATCCTTTGAAATTACCTTTATTACCCGAAATGAGCCATCCAAATGTATTCTCATCACATTCTCCTAGATCCAACAATATATctagtagtagtagtagtagtacTAGTAGCAGTAATAGTGGTGGTAGtaatagtagtagtagtagtagtacTAGTAGTTGTGGAGGTTCACCAAAAAATATACCTAATCAATTGAATGATCCAGATTTTGAAGAAGCATGTGATATTAGACTTATGAATTCTTCAGAAAATTTGAAGTTTTCTCAGTCTCCACCAACCAGCTCTTTACATGCATCGTCTTTACATTTGACCGATGTAAATGAATTAGTTTTATCACCTAATCAACAGTTATATAACAATAGCCCAATAAAGTCACCAAGTAATACACCAATTCGTAGTCCTTCGTCACCCATATTTGAGAGTAATTATAATGAGGAAAATATCGAAAAGGTAAAttcaaattatttaatttcttCACCTTATAGAaatgatattttttcaGAGTTTGATATGCTTGGATCCTTATTTGAATCGCTAGATgaattagaaaataaaagtgATTACACTGAAAGTAGTAGTAATGATAATTGTAAATATAGCAATGATTTTTCAttagataaatataatagtgacataaaaaaaggaactattgaaaaagatgaaataatttataatttcaaaaaagataattttaaaaaagtaTTTCATGCTTGGTGCAATAAAGGAAAACATGAAattaattatgataataaaaaatttaacTCAGTTATGGAATGGATAAATTATATCGAGGAATTAATGTCTCATGAATTAGGTATAACAAAggatgataaaaaaaatgatgatataagAAGTGATATGGAATTAAGTGTAGATATATTTAGCAACCaagataattataacattGATGAACAAAATCATGTAAATCAGAATATAGAAAGtcatgaaaatattttaattaataaaaatatctCAACAAACATAAATCATCATAATGAAGATGATTTTATAAGTAATTCTAATGACccttttaattttatcaatgaacataataataataataataataataataataatatgcTAGAAAATAATACTGTCTtgaatgataaaaatattattctcCATAATAATGACATTGTAGAAGATACAACAACATCAAATAGTATGTCACCTCTTAAATCTGCATTTAGTGATATTACATCTTGTGTTAATAATTCAAATGATACTGTCAATTTATTTTctgaatataataatgcTGAGGATCATGTTACCTATAGTAATCACCACAAAGAAAAACAACAAGATGAAGATACTTATTTTAATGATcaacatattataaataacaaaatcCCTTGGAACCATTCAGAGCACAATTTTGTATggaataataatgatatagatggaaatgatgaaaaaaatgatcatcataaaaaaaaaaatgaaatattacAACAAAACAGTGAAttcaataatatatctgATATAAATACGAACGATTTCGATATCAATAGTGTTGAAGATAAGgatgttataaatatacaagaAAATTCCAAGGATAATATAGCATCTTCCAATTATATAGAAGTTACAGATCCttggaaaaaataa
- a CDS encoding rhomboid protease ROM6, putative (Possible contamination with P. gaboni reads), which produces MLIYHKFCKYKKKNEDLFINIIYNKHNSLFGNLNKSGKKYIHTCTALKRKDRLRCERKIKLKEKFKIIVYASLYFFTCDYLYHEFILKNSKNEKNEEKKREPNIEVVRLNNGIIHKGSDNNNNNNSNNNIYKQNDIVKKDQSYFFLYSNPFVNFFIDSIKKLNIFIKSNTIHNENEDKQGDKNLKKFDKKNDEKENNSYEIKITRGSRNKNIYENSNMDKEKLYKGDYHNNNNDNYKKHNNNNNNNMTNIFTNHIYNKNYFFNKCNLFLLCNGLIFITWRISEVLTNKRLFHFMCRNFICSYNNIKKKYIHTLITSSVSHITFPHFLFNMWAFYTITNTLLSPEIGESKKKFYFFNYKSNVLQQKMNDQDIINICVLSSICSTIPYILLNKKNQILGASGSIMGLVYILSTLKPNEVFISIFPLPYLKLTALQLCHLSILTNIFFLFFRKKKINHFNIAWSAHIFGLLGGALYNIYQRKIKNNNNYYPFIQLSIKNGYLDYVNSYLDLLDMLKCFHLQTKMFFSLDIKTMQSLNRKIQSIKSHTAQRRMHFQIKKMKNLEFLSKRNQLQ; this is translated from the coding sequence atgcTAATATACCAtaaattttgtaaatataagaaaaaaaatgaagatttatttattaacatAATTTACAATAAGCATAATTCGTTATTTGGTAACTTAAACAAGAGCgggaaaaaatatattcacaCATGTACAGCTctaaaaagaaaagataGACTAAGGTGTGAgaggaaaataaaattaaaagaaaagtttaaaattattgtttatgcgtcattatatttttttacatgtgattatttatatcatgaatttattttaaaaaatagtaagaatgaaaaaaacgaagaaaaaaaaagagaacCAAATATTGAGGTCGTTCGTTTAAATAATGGAATTATACACAAAGGaagtgataataataataataataatagtaataataatatatataaacaaaatgatattGTAAAAAAAGATCAGTcctatttttttctttatagTAATCCttttgtaaattttttcatagatagtattaaaaaattaaacatttttatcaaGTCAAATACGATACATAACGAAAATGAGGATAAGCAAGGTGACAAGAATTTGAAAAAgtttgataaaaaaaatgatgagAAGGAAAACAATTcttatgaaataaaaattacaaGGGGGAgtagaaataaaaatatatatgaaaattcaaatatggataaagaaaaattatacaaaggagattatcataataataataatgataattacaaaaaacataacaataataataataataatatgactaatatatttacaaatcatatatataacaaaaattatttttttaataaatgcaacttatttttactttGTAATGgattaatatttattacatgGAGAATAAGCGAAGTGCtaacaaataaaagattatttcattttatgTGTAGGAATTTTATATGCtcttataataatataaaaaagaaatatatacatacacTTATTACATCTAGTGTTAGTCATATAACTTTTccacattttttatttaatatgtgGGCTTTCTATACTATTACAAATACATTATTATCCCCAGAAATAGGAGAAAGcaaaaagaaattttatttttttaattataaatcTAATGTATTACAACAAAAAATGAATGATCaagatattattaatatatgtgtattatCTTCTATATGTTCAACTATACCATATATtctattaaataaaaagaatcAAATACTTGGAGCATCTGGTTCTATCATGGGATtagtttatatattatcaacACTCAAACCAAATGAAGTGTTTATTTCGATATTTCCATTGccttatttaaaattaacaGCATTACAATTATGCCATTTAAGTatattaacaaatatattctttcttttttttagaaaaaaaaaaataaatcatttcAATATTGCATGGTCAGCACATATTTTTGGTCTTTTAGGTGGTgcattatataatatatatcaaagaaaaataaaaaataataataactaTTATCCATTTATTCAACTCTCTATAAAAAATGGATATTTAGATTATGTTAATTCATATTTAGATCTTCTTGATATGTTAAAATGTTTTCACCTACAAACAAAAATGTTCTTCTCTCtagatataaaaacaatGCAATCACTTAATAGAAAAATACAGTCTATTAAATCACACACTGCACAACGAAGAATGCATTTccaaattaaaaaaatgaaaaactTGGAGTTCTTATCTAAAAGAAACCAATTACAATAA